In Candidatus Nitrosotalea sinensis, the sequence TTTTGTTATTTTAGAATATAAACTAGTGACAACTAATAATTCTAGTGCCTAATATTTTTTATAAATTGTATAGATTAGTTGGCACCATGTAGAATTCTTAGCACTATTTTAAATAATGATGATATACTATCAAATTCATTGGTCTATATTCGAAGTAAAAAAATAAAAGGTATCGAATATGCGTATCTAGTTCATAGTGTCTGGGATGAAAAATTAAACACATCAAGACAAAAGACGATAAAATATCTTGGTAAAGTTTCTCATATCTCCATTGACAGCATCCCAAAAGAGTTTCAAGACATTCCTAATGTCAGGACTTTTCTTGTGAATCATAATATAGAGAATAAAATTAATGTACAAAAAGAACATACAAAGATACGAAAAATATTTTTCAATCTTCTAATTGATGGAAACCTTGAAGGAGCGATTGATGTCTATGATACATATTCAAAGTCTTTACACTTATCAAACTTCTATGACTATATTTTAAAAATTGTAATGTATGAGATTGGTGATCTCTGGAAAAACAAAAAGCTTGAGATTGCTCAAGAACATGTAGCAAGCAATACAGCGAATTCATTTGTAAAAACATTAACAGAAAGAACGTCTGCCTCACAACAGGGATGCAAGATAGTAATATGTACTCCTGAAGGAGAATGGCACAATCTTGGATGCAATGTACTGCAATCCGTATTGCAGAATAAAGGTTTCAAAGTCTTTAATATTTCTCCTTCTTTACCTCATGATTCTGTTGTAAATTATATTCTAGATGTTAAACCTGATGCTGTCTTTATTTCTGTGACTCTTGCTGAAAACCTGTCTTCCTGTAAACGCCTCATACATAAGATCGAATCAAAATCTTCTGTACCTATAGCTGTGGGTGGACTGGCTGTGAAAGAAATGAAGGACCAGAAACTTGATGCCATTGTATCTACTGATGATCTTGATAGTGTTTCTTCATTGGTGAAAACCATGATGAAAAATCAGAAAAAACCTAAACCCTATAATAAAAAAAGTTGATACTCTAATTGAGAATCTGGGATATTCCGCCAAAAAACTTGTGTCAATTACATCTTTTGGGAGAACATAGGGAATTACATGCAATTTGGACTATATTGACACAAAATAAGATGGGCTATACTCATCATCCAGAAACATTGCGCTGGAAAAACAAGTTACACGCACTGTATAATAGACATAGTTTACTAGTATCTGAAATGAAACGTCGCGGATATCACCACAAAAGTGATTTGGATAAAAGACTGGCCATAGGTTCTACAAAACAAACCAAATTTATCAATTCTCTCGAAGAACAGGTAGAAATCTTAAAAAATAAAAAATGTAAATGTAATGTCTAAGTTCATGAATTATTATGATGACACCTGATTTACTCTCTTTTGCTGTGGCATTTCTTGGTGGTCTATTTGCTACTCTTTTGATGACTGCAACAGAAATTCCATCGTGGAAGAAATGGGGATTGCAGGGTGTATTAGAATGGCATGAAAATCAAGTACTATGTGTTAAATTTTTCAAATTATCAAAATCAAATCTTCATTTCAAAGGAATTTTTTTGTTACATTTTGTAAATGGTGGTTTGGGAAGTATGGGATTTTTGTTAGCATTGTGGATATTCCCAATTGCTCTTGGAAGTTTGTTTTTCTCAGGAATACTATATGGATTATTTCTATGGGTTGTCACATTACTTCCTATCCACAAACCTATAACAGGAATATCACTACGAACTCATCCTGATGGAATACTGCCATCTGTTTCAAGTTTTATTGGTCATGTTGTATATGGGATTGCTATTGGGTATTTTTTCTTGAATCTACCTGTATAGACATATGTGTAAATTGTATTTGAAAATAAAGTTGTAATGTGAAAGATAATGCTTGGTTGGATTTGAGTGCGTACTTATGACACTGTTACTACGCCAATTCTCCAAGGATGGATAGAGCAATAGTAGTGGTATACTCCTGGTTTGGTAAACTTGTAGACAAAGGTATCACCTGTTTTTAGAACTGGACTGTTAAACATTGGGATGATGATTCCCTTGTCATTTATGCTTTGGATTGTATGGCCTATGTTGTCTTGGTTTTGCCATGTAACTGTGGTACCTCTCAAAATCTCTAGATTAAGTGGTACGAAGAATCCCACACTGGACTGTGCAGAGTTTCCATTTGGAATTGTTATACTTGCTGTAAGTGATGAACTTGATGTTCCTGCATTAAGATAGTCTTTGCTATTTGCTAGATACTCTAATAGGTAATTCTGACCATTTCCTGTCATCTCTGCACTTATCTTCCATAATGAACCTGCTCCTGATGAAATGACTCTACTTCCATCTAGAACTAGAGAATATGATATATTTTGTCTAGATGTGACTGGCCCGGTAGCATGAAATGAACCATCTCCATTATATGCAAACTGCCATCCATTTGATGCAATCTTTGCAATTATTATGGAATTCTCTGAGTTAATCATAACATAACCACTATCAACTGTTTGATTGTGCAAGAAAATCTTGACACTTGATGTATACATTTTAGGCGAGTCACCATTTATCAAAGCAAATCCTGATCCCTTTATTCCAGTCTGTGGTGAATCTGCAAATGCTGTATTAACTGCTAATATTGATACTGCAATCAAAAGTACTATGGCTAATCTCATATCTAGTTGATACTTGATAACTGGATTTTAACCGACGCTAAATTATCAACACTGATAACCATTCACGGACAATATCGTCTGTTATCAAATTCGATAATTTAGAATTCTTTTTAATTAAATGGGAGTAATTTCTAAGCATGTCTGTCTTGCAAATTCTTTGTAAAGGTGTAAGTACTTGTTTGATAGACTGAATTCCTTTTTCAAAAGCTTGGGACCGGGATTAATCACTGGAGCATCTGATGACGATCCGTCTGGAATAGCGACTTATTCACAAGCAGGGGCACAATTTGGATTTGGAATGTTATGGTTGGCATTGTTCCAGTTACCTTTAATGATTACAATTCAAGAAATGTGTGCGCGAATTGGACTTGTTACTGGTGGTGGTCTTGCAAATATTATGAAACATAGGTATTCAAAAAGTACTGTTTATCCCATAATAGGTCTGCTTCTTATTGCAAATACAATAAACATTGGAGCAGATATTGGTGCCATGTCTGCATCAATAACTCTAGTCTTACCGCAAATTCCAATAGTGGCAATCACAATACTATTTTCTGCATTTATAGTATGTATGGAAATTTTCATTTCTTATAGAAAATATGTTACTATGCTCAAGTATCTTACTCTAAGTCTGCTTGCGTATGTTGTTACGGCATTTATTGTAGGAGGGAATTGGAAAGATATTGTTGTATCAAGTATCGTACCGCATTTTGAATTTACTTCTGAATTTGTAATGTTGTTTGTTGCAATCTTTGGTACTACTATATCCCCATACTTGTTTTTCTGGCAAACTTCTCAAGAAGCTGAAGAAGATGTTGCAAAAAATAAGATATCTGAAATTGGGAAAGGTATGCCAAAAATTCTAAAAAAAGAAATCAAAACCATGCGAAAAGATGTAGCAATAGGGATGGGATTGTCACAGGTGATAATGTGGTTTATCATTCTAACTACTGCTGGAACTTTACATGTACATGGTCTTACTGATATTGCTACTGCTGATGACGCAGCTAAATCACTAGAACCTCTTGTAAAAACATTCCCTCATGCTGGAGAGATTGCAAAAACCATATTCGCTTTAGGCATAATTGGCACTGGGTTACTTGCAATACCTGTTCTAGCGGGTTCATCTGCATATGCCTTGTCAGAAGAATTTGGATGGAAAGAGGGACTAGGCAAGAAATTCAAACAGGCAAAAGGATTCTACTTGATCATTATAGCATCCACCGTTGTAGGTTTGTGGATAAACTTTACAGATGTTGATCCAATTAAAGCTCTGATATATGCAGCTGTGATAAATGGAATAATTGCAGTTCCACTCCTTGTATTTATCATGAAGATAGGCAGTGACAGAAAAATACTAGATGGTATTACTAATGGAAAAATGTCAAATTCTATGGGCTGGATTACTGTTGGGATAATGGGATTCTCAGTAATAGTCATGTTTATGACTTGGGCAAAATTGATTATCTGAGGAGTAATTATCCTACAAATATACAATTAGCATTCTTTATAGCATGGAGCGGAGATGCCAATCTTTATGGCATTTGATATAGATCAGACAATGCTTGTGTATCTCGGCATGATTACAGCAGGAATCTTCATTTTTCCAATATCGTCTGATCCTCCGTATTATCTTGTGATAGGTATAGCATTGATTGTAATAGGTGGTTTCTTGGTCTATAGAAAATCAAGAAAAACTCAGTGAGAATTTTGGAATTTTGATTGAGATTTTAATTTCTCTGTGAGTTTGCTAAATATTTCATTGTGCCCAACATCTGTAAAATTAACAGCTCCGCCTTCTCGTATTACTTGTTTTTCAAATTTTTCTTTTATGGCAAATGTGACTGAAGAATAATGTATTCTCCCCTTTAGCTTCTCCTGTACTATTGTATCAGTATCAGGAAAGGTTGCAAAATGAAATGCCACTCCTCCTGCCCAAAAGATAGTGGGAATACCTCCGCCTGCAGATCTTGCACTGGCAATTATCTGTATTATCCAATCTTCGAATTTTAGCTCTAGAACCTCGTGGATTACTAGTTGGTTCCATGGTTCTATTGTTATTTCCAAGTCTTGATTAGAACTCGAGCTCATGTTTTATTTAAATAAGAACAGACTTGAAACAAGATCGCTAAATTGTATTTATGTAAAGCCTCAGAAAGATGGATTTAAATACTATGCAAGTTTTTTGGTGGTTAGGTAATTTAGATATGCAAGATTGGAGTCAAGCCGGCGTATACATACCATTGATGGTAGGACTGATACCAGGATTCATTTACTGGTGTGTAATTACTGCACGAAAACACAAGTAAATAAAACCAAATCTTTTATCTTCTTTTTATGTTGATTTTCTAACGCTAGTTTAGTAGAACCTTCTAAACTATGTTGTATAGATTATGATATGTAGCACGTGATTAATCTCCTCATACAACATTCATTCATGAAAATGTTGTTACTTTCATCATTTTTGGCTGTTATATTGCTTACAACAAATTTTGCTTGGGCTGATCTTCCGCCATCTACAAGCCTGGGCGTTACAGTTCTTCAAACAATCTATTCACACAAGGTAAGTGACGGTACCACGCAGGTCTTCGGCGAGGTACAAAACAATCTAAGCTCACCTGTCAATGCTGTTACAATTGGGGTAACATTCATGGATGATAACTCTAATCAAATTGAATACAAGACTGGCACCACACTTCTTCAGGTAATTCCAGCTGGAGGAAAATCACCATTTATGATATCCTCTACAAGTCCTAATCCTTCCATTACTCAAGTACAGGTAAAGATTGCAGGATTCCAATCTTCTCCTGATAAGCAACAAGTGTTACAAATCTCTCCTGGAACTTTGCAAGTATCTGACAAACTTTCTATCTCTGGTACTCTTACAAACAATGGGGCACAAAAGTCTGCTAATACTAAACTCTATTTGATTTCATACGATGCGTTTCAGAGAGTAGTTGCTGTTGGAATATCTGATCCAATTACTGTCGGCCCTGGAGCCAATTCTGCATTTAGTATGACATCTGATTCTAACACACGAGCAAAATCATATGTAATACTTGCCGAATCTGATTCTTATCAATCAAAATTAATTCCTGTAACTGCCGCCCAAGTAATTTCACCTGTAATTGTAGGTAACACTGTAATAACTGACTCTAATGGCACTTCATATTCTGCAATACCATTGAATGCATCAATGAAGATATCCAGTGGAATTCAATATTTGCTTAACTCCACACAACCATTTGTCTTTTATGTTCAAATAAAACAATTTGACGGTAGATCTGAATTCATAGGAAAATCTACAGGAGTATTTCTTGGTTCACAAAATCAAACAATATCAGTAGATTGGAAACCCCAGAATGCAGGTTCTTATTTTATTGAAACATATGTGTGGAATCCTGATGCTGTCCCTCTGTCTTCCTCATCTTCATTATCCCTTAATCCTATAGTTGTTAAATGATAAAACTACCAAAACATTACTATCTGTCATGACAAAATTCAAACTTGTAGCTCTGGGGGGAACTTTTGATATTGTTCATAAGGGTCATCTTGAGTTGCTACGAAATGGCTTTTTGATTTCATCCAAAGTTATAATCGGTCTAACAAGTGATGAGTTTGCACAGAAAAAGGGGAAAAATCCATCAAATGACTATGTTACTAGATTTCACTCCCTTGAAGATGCAATTAAGAAGAATTTTCCAAATTCCAACTATGAAATAAGTAAGCTAGATAATGATTTTGGTCCTGCTGTTCTAGAAAATGATGTGGAAGCATTGGTGGTAAGTGAGGAAACTGCTTTCAAAGGTGATGAACTAAATAGACT encodes:
- a CDS encoding cobalamin B12-binding domain-containing protein, producing the protein MVYIRSKKIKGIEYAYLVHSVWDEKLNTSRQKTIKYLGKVSHISIDSIPKEFQDIPNVRTFLVNHNIENKINVQKEHTKIRKIFFNLLIDGNLEGAIDVYDTYSKSLHLSNFYDYILKIVMYEIGDLWKNKKLEIAQEHVASNTANSFVKTLTERTSASQQGCKIVICTPEGEWHNLGCNVLQSVLQNKGFKVFNISPSLPHDSVVNYILDVKPDAVFISVTLAENLSSCKRLIHKIESKSSVPIAVGGLAVKEMKDQKLDAIVSTDDLDSVSSLVKTMMKNQKKPKPYNKKS
- a CDS encoding pyrimidine dimer DNA glycosylase/endonuclease V, whose protein sequence is MRIWDIPPKNLCQLHLLGEHRELHAIWTILTQNKMGYTHHPETLRWKNKLHALYNRHSLLVSEMKRRGYHHKSDLDKRLAIGSTKQTKFINSLEEQVEILKNKKCKCNV
- a CDS encoding cupredoxin domain-containing protein, with the protein product MRLAIVLLIAVSILAVNTAFADSPQTGIKGSGFALINGDSPKMYTSSVKIFLHNQTVDSGYVMINSENSIIIAKIASNGWQFAYNGDGSFHATGPVTSRQNISYSLVLDGSRVISSGAGSLWKISAEMTGNGQNYLLEYLANSKDYLNAGTSSSSLTASITIPNGNSAQSSVGFFVPLNLEILRGTTVTWQNQDNIGHTIQSINDKGIIIPMFNSPVLKTGDTFVYKFTKPGVYHYYCSIHPWRIGVVTVS
- a CDS encoding NRAMP family divalent metal transporter, encoding MFDRLNSFFKSLGPGLITGASDDDPSGIATYSQAGAQFGFGMLWLALFQLPLMITIQEMCARIGLVTGGGLANIMKHRYSKSTVYPIIGLLLIANTINIGADIGAMSASITLVLPQIPIVAITILFSAFIVCMEIFISYRKYVTMLKYLTLSLLAYVVTAFIVGGNWKDIVVSSIVPHFEFTSEFVMLFVAIFGTTISPYLFFWQTSQEAEEDVAKNKISEIGKGMPKILKKEIKTMRKDVAIGMGLSQVIMWFIILTTAGTLHVHGLTDIATADDAAKSLEPLVKTFPHAGEIAKTIFALGIIGTGLLAIPVLAGSSAYALSEEFGWKEGLGKKFKQAKGFYLIIIASTVVGLWINFTDVDPIKALIYAAVINGIIAVPLLVFIMKIGSDRKILDGITNGKMSNSMGWITVGIMGFSVIVMFMTWAKLII
- a CDS encoding LPXTG cell wall anchor domain-containing protein, whose translation is MAFDIDQTMLVYLGMITAGIFIFPISSDPPYYLVIGIALIVIGGFLVYRKSRKTQ
- a CDS encoding FxLYD domain-containing protein, whose translation is MLTTNFAWADLPPSTSLGVTVLQTIYSHKVSDGTTQVFGEVQNNLSSPVNAVTIGVTFMDDNSNQIEYKTGTTLLQVIPAGGKSPFMISSTSPNPSITQVQVKIAGFQSSPDKQQVLQISPGTLQVSDKLSISGTLTNNGAQKSANTKLYLISYDAFQRVVAVGISDPITVGPGANSAFSMTSDSNTRAKSYVILAESDSYQSKLIPVTAAQVISPVIVGNTVITDSNGTSYSAIPLNASMKISSGIQYLLNSTQPFVFYVQIKQFDGRSEFIGKSTGVFLGSQNQTISVDWKPQNAGSYFIETYVWNPDAVPLSSSSSLSLNPIVVK
- a CDS encoding phosphopantetheine adenylyltransferase, encoding MTKFKLVALGGTFDIVHKGHLELLRNGFLISSKVIIGLTSDEFAQKKGKNPSNDYVTRFHSLEDAIKKNFPNSNYEISKLDNDFGPAVLENDVEALVVSEETAFKGDELNRLRKARNSSPVEIIVVPMALAKDGMRISTTRIKKSEIDSDGNIL